Proteins co-encoded in one Acidobacteriota bacterium genomic window:
- a CDS encoding sulfatase-like hydrolase/transferase, translated as MDRRSFLLKSAAIAGQATAVSATAMQQAVAPAQAPSRRPNIILYLSDQFRWDFVGANGANSSTHTPNLDDMARHGKNFTHAVTNQPVCAPARSVLMTSRYATETGVWRNGLALDQSLPTLAGELRKAGYSSNLIGKWHLSPDSKAEGGGPGYVPPEHRGGFLDLWEGANALEHTSHPYEGSLFDNDGNEIKFKDQYRVDFLTDRAEKFLRQKQDKPFFLFISQLEPHQQNDMKRMVGPKGSAERFINAHVPHDLRALPGDWHQQLPDYYGACESIDASVGRIRRILKEEHLADDTILVFISDHGCHFMTRNQEYKRSTHNSSIRIPLIVEGPGFRGQQQIPELTGIIDIAPTLLEAAGVTPPASFKGKSILSLLNDPQAREAWPNRELIQISESMTARTIRTRDWTYCVADITGATKASNAVYQEWQLYDQRNDPHELVNLAGRKEYRLIANELRAQLLEMLKAAGEPVPEIKPAPLYH; from the coding sequence ATGGATCGACGAAGTTTTCTCCTAAAATCTGCTGCAATTGCTGGACAGGCAACAGCCGTATCCGCTACTGCCATGCAACAGGCTGTTGCACCGGCACAGGCGCCGTCGCGGCGTCCCAATATCATCCTGTATCTCTCCGATCAGTTCCGCTGGGATTTCGTGGGCGCGAATGGCGCAAACAGCTCAACGCATACGCCCAATCTCGACGACATGGCCCGGCACGGAAAGAATTTTACCCATGCGGTAACCAATCAGCCGGTGTGCGCTCCCGCTCGTTCCGTATTGATGACAAGCCGTTACGCGACTGAGACTGGGGTCTGGCGAAACGGGTTGGCACTTGACCAGTCTCTTCCGACTCTCGCCGGGGAGCTTCGCAAAGCAGGATACAGCTCAAACCTCATTGGCAAATGGCATCTCTCACCTGATTCGAAGGCCGAAGGCGGCGGCCCCGGGTACGTGCCGCCAGAACACCGTGGCGGCTTCCTTGACCTCTGGGAGGGCGCCAACGCCCTCGAACATACCTCGCACCCATATGAGGGATCGTTGTTTGACAACGATGGGAACGAGATCAAATTCAAAGATCAGTACCGGGTCGACTTTCTCACCGATAGAGCTGAAAAGTTTCTGCGCCAGAAGCAGGACAAGCCTTTTTTCCTGTTTATCTCGCAACTGGAACCGCACCAGCAGAACGACATGAAACGAATGGTTGGGCCCAAGGGATCGGCTGAGCGCTTTATCAACGCTCATGTTCCGCACGACCTTCGCGCACTGCCAGGCGACTGGCACCAGCAGCTTCCCGACTACTACGGCGCGTGCGAAAGCATCGACGCCTCCGTCGGCAGAATACGCAGAATCCTGAAGGAAGAGCATCTTGCAGACGACACGATCCTGGTTTTTATCAGCGACCACGGATGCCACTTCATGACGAGGAACCAGGAGTACAAGCGATCGACGCACAACAGCTCCATCAGGATTCCGCTCATCGTCGAAGGCCCCGGATTTCGTGGACAGCAGCAGATTCCCGAGCTGACTGGCATCATCGACATTGCGCCCACCCTGCTCGAAGCGGCTGGGGTCACTCCGCCCGCCTCGTTCAAAGGAAAGAGCATTCTCTCCCTGCTCAACGATCCCCAGGCCCGCGAAGCATGGCCCAACCGGGAACTCATTCAGATCAGCGAGTCCATGACGGCAAGAACGATTCGCACGCGGGACTGGACCTACTGCGTGGCCGACATCACAGGAGCGACAAAAGCATCGAATGCGGTCTATCAGGAGTGGCAGCTCTACGACCAGAGAAACGATCCACACGAGCTGGTAAACCTCGCAGGCAGAAAGGAATATCGGCTGATAGCCAACGAACTGCGAGCACAGCTTCTCGAAATGTTGAAAGCCGCGGGAGAACCCGTTCCTGAAATCAAACCGGCTCCTCTATACCACTAG
- a CDS encoding formylglycine-generating enzyme family protein, producing MTDGKKGCCTPSANREGTQQDRNEQQLDPLHKISAAGMVSLPGGRFLMGTDYPFGFPDDGEGPVRSVNLSPFSIDIAPVTNDQFSKFIQSTKYVTEAERYNWSFVFWAHIPKARYSQLVADTVEQAPWWCKVYGAKWNSPEGPGSHIDNRLDHPVVHVSHADAAAYAAWTGKHLPTEAEWEYAARGGLQQKLFPWGDELQPNGKHLCNIWQGQFPSEDTAEDGYAGTCPVLAFPPNGYGLYSMTGNVWEWTQDWFGTAHPKHETVNPRGPKHGTEKAMKGGSFLCHASYCNRYRVAARTKNTPDSSTSNIGFRCVRRG from the coding sequence ATGACTGACGGGAAAAAGGGATGCTGCACTCCATCCGCAAACCGCGAAGGGACGCAGCAGGACCGCAACGAGCAACAATTGGATCCGCTTCATAAGATCTCCGCTGCAGGCATGGTTAGCCTGCCTGGCGGACGTTTTCTCATGGGTACGGACTATCCCTTTGGCTTCCCTGACGACGGCGAAGGTCCTGTCCGCTCGGTCAATCTGTCTCCCTTCTCCATCGACATCGCGCCTGTAACGAATGACCAGTTCTCAAAGTTTATTCAAAGCACAAAGTATGTCACTGAAGCGGAACGCTACAACTGGTCATTCGTCTTCTGGGCGCACATCCCAAAGGCCCGCTACAGCCAGCTCGTAGCAGATACCGTGGAACAGGCGCCGTGGTGGTGCAAGGTCTATGGCGCGAAATGGAACTCGCCCGAAGGACCCGGAAGCCATATCGACAACCGTCTGGATCATCCAGTTGTGCACGTCTCTCATGCAGATGCTGCTGCCTATGCCGCCTGGACCGGCAAGCATCTTCCCACCGAGGCGGAGTGGGAGTATGCAGCACGCGGCGGATTGCAACAAAAGCTATTTCCGTGGGGCGACGAACTCCAACCCAACGGCAAACATCTTTGCAATATCTGGCAGGGTCAGTTCCCCTCAGAAGACACTGCGGAAGATGGTTATGCCGGTACCTGTCCCGTCCTTGCATTCCCCCCGAATGGGTATGGCCTCTACTCCATGACCGGAAACGTCTGGGAGTGGACACAGGACTGGTTTGGAACAGCGCACCCAAAACACGAGACTGTAAATCCACGCGGCCCGAAGCACGGCACGGAAAAAGCGATGAAGGGCGGCAGCTTTCTATGTCATGCCAGCTACTGCAACCGCTATCGAGTAGCGGCAAGGACGAAGAATACCCCCGACAGCTCCACCAGCAATATCGGTTTTCGCTGTGTCAGGCGCGGCTGA